In Phenylobacterium zucineum HLK1, one DNA window encodes the following:
- a CDS encoding enoyl-CoA hydratase-related protein gives MSAEQSDELLLERRGPVLVALLNRPAKRNAINRAISERLLEAVRQVDEDPGLNAGVLASSTPGMFCAGADLAAMAAGDLLRPDGDPRPSFTRQPRRKPWIAAVAGPALGGGFEMALACEMIVAGENTTFGLPEARRGLLAAGGGVFRAVRALPRAIGMELVLTGRTMDAAEAGRLGLVNRVAPDAEVLEQAVDLAQAVAACAPLAVQESLALARRATEAPETDLWPEARAALTRLMSGADAKEGMRAFLERRAPVWRGE, from the coding sequence ATGTCCGCTGAGCAGTCCGACGAGTTGCTCCTGGAACGACGCGGCCCCGTCCTCGTGGCGTTGCTGAACCGTCCTGCGAAGCGCAACGCTATCAACCGGGCGATTTCGGAGCGGCTGCTCGAGGCGGTGCGCCAGGTCGACGAGGACCCCGGGCTGAACGCCGGCGTCCTGGCGTCGTCCACGCCCGGGATGTTCTGCGCCGGCGCGGACCTCGCGGCCATGGCGGCGGGGGACCTCCTGCGCCCGGACGGAGACCCGCGCCCGAGCTTCACGCGGCAGCCGCGCAGGAAGCCCTGGATCGCGGCGGTCGCCGGCCCGGCCCTGGGCGGCGGCTTCGAGATGGCCCTGGCCTGCGAAATGATCGTGGCGGGCGAGAACACGACGTTCGGCTTGCCAGAGGCGCGGCGAGGCCTCCTGGCCGCAGGCGGTGGCGTATTCCGCGCCGTGCGGGCGCTGCCGCGGGCGATCGGCATGGAGCTGGTGCTCACGGGCCGGACGATGGACGCCGCCGAGGCGGGACGACTCGGCCTCGTCAACCGCGTCGCCCCAGACGCCGAGGTCCTCGAGCAGGCCGTCGACCTGGCGCAGGCCGTGGCCGCCTGCGCGCCGCTCGCGGTGCAGGAGAGCCTGGCCCTGGCGCGGCGGGCGACCGAGGCGCCGGAGACGGACCTCTGGCCGGAGGCCCGCGCGGCGCTGACGCGCCTCATGAGCGGCGCGGATGCGAAGGAGGGCATGCGCGCCTTCCTGGAACGGCGTGCGCCGGTCTGGAGGGGAGAGTGA
- the cofH gene encoding 5-amino-6-(D-ribitylamino)uracil--L-tyrosine 4-hydroxyphenyl transferase CofH → MKQADLRRRLMRSPIEALTAESGARRDAAFGRTLTYSRKVFVPLTQLCRDVCHYCTFAKAPRAAPSAYLDLDEVLEIARAGARAGCKEALFTLGDKPELRYPAARKALDRLGFASTVEYLAFAAGRVLEETGLLPHINAGVLSAEDYARLRPVSASMGLMLESASERLCRRGGPHFGSPDKHPAVRLASISAAGEAQVPFTSGLLIGIGETREERLDALFELQALHDRHGHLQEIIVQNFRAKPGTRMASAPESPAEELLWTLAAARLILPETVSVQAPPNLSPGAAAALIQAGLDDFGGISPVTIDHVNPEAPWPQIAALEATCAEAGRRLTERLTAYPRFVREAERWMEPGVRRAVLRLSDSVGLTRDGAWSPGVTGKAPGGPADPLGTGVPAPPLVRDRVLERCLQAVRGGRAPAEADLVGLFAARGAEAADIAAAADDLRRETCGDAVSYVVNRNINYTNICAYSCSFCAFSKASSKAGHRDRPYVLELPELARRAQEAWDRGATEVCLQGGIHPRFTGRTYLDVVRAVKEACPGMHVHAFSPLEIAHGAETLEIPVGDFLRMLKDEGLGSLPGTAAEILHDDVRRRICPDKLTTAQWLEVVETAHRIGLPTTSTIMFGHVETPEHWASHLLALRDLQARTGGITEFVPLPFVHMEAPVYLRGEARRGPTWRESVLMHAVGRIALHGQIRNVQASWVKLGLDGASALLAAGVNDLGGVLMNESISRAAGAAHGQELGVGDLEAAILAAGRCPIRRTTLYADAAVCAPAAA, encoded by the coding sequence ATGAAGCAAGCGGACCTGCGGCGGCGGCTGATGCGGTCGCCGATCGAGGCGCTGACAGCGGAGAGCGGGGCCCGGCGGGACGCCGCCTTCGGCAGGACGCTGACCTATTCGCGCAAGGTGTTCGTCCCGCTGACCCAGCTCTGCCGGGACGTCTGCCACTACTGCACCTTCGCCAAGGCGCCCCGGGCGGCGCCTTCGGCCTACCTGGACCTCGACGAGGTGCTGGAGATCGCGCGCGCCGGCGCCCGGGCGGGCTGCAAGGAGGCGCTCTTCACCCTGGGCGACAAGCCTGAGCTCAGGTATCCGGCCGCCCGCAAGGCGCTCGATCGCCTGGGCTTCGCCTCCACCGTGGAATACCTCGCCTTCGCGGCGGGGCGGGTGCTCGAGGAGACCGGGCTGCTGCCCCACATCAACGCCGGCGTCCTCTCGGCGGAGGACTACGCCCGCCTGCGCCCGGTGTCGGCATCCATGGGGCTCATGCTGGAGAGCGCATCCGAGCGCCTGTGCCGGCGCGGCGGCCCCCACTTCGGCTCTCCGGACAAACATCCTGCCGTGCGTCTTGCGTCGATCTCGGCCGCAGGCGAGGCGCAGGTTCCGTTCACGAGCGGGCTGCTGATCGGGATCGGCGAAACGCGCGAGGAGCGGCTCGACGCCCTGTTTGAGCTTCAGGCGCTTCACGACCGCCACGGGCATCTGCAGGAAATCATCGTGCAGAACTTCCGGGCCAAGCCCGGCACCCGCATGGCCTCGGCGCCCGAGTCGCCGGCCGAGGAGCTGCTGTGGACGCTCGCCGCCGCCCGGCTGATCCTGCCCGAGACCGTCAGCGTTCAGGCCCCTCCGAACCTCAGTCCCGGCGCCGCCGCGGCGCTGATCCAGGCGGGCCTCGACGACTTCGGCGGAATCTCTCCCGTCACCATAGACCACGTGAACCCCGAGGCGCCCTGGCCCCAGATCGCCGCGCTGGAGGCGACCTGCGCCGAGGCCGGCCGCCGGCTGACGGAGCGGCTCACGGCCTATCCGCGCTTCGTGCGCGAGGCGGAGCGCTGGATGGAGCCGGGGGTTCGCCGGGCCGTCCTGCGGCTGTCGGACTCCGTGGGCCTCACGCGCGACGGCGCGTGGAGCCCGGGCGTAACGGGGAAGGCGCCCGGCGGCCCCGCCGACCCCCTCGGAACGGGCGTGCCGGCGCCGCCCCTGGTGCGGGACCGCGTCCTCGAGCGCTGCCTGCAGGCGGTCCGCGGCGGACGGGCGCCGGCCGAGGCGGACCTCGTCGGCCTGTTCGCCGCGCGTGGAGCCGAGGCCGCCGACATCGCGGCGGCGGCCGACGACCTGCGCCGGGAGACCTGCGGCGATGCGGTGAGCTACGTGGTCAACCGCAACATCAACTACACCAACATCTGCGCCTACAGCTGCTCGTTCTGCGCGTTCTCCAAGGCCTCGTCGAAGGCCGGGCATCGCGATCGGCCCTATGTGCTGGAGCTCCCGGAACTGGCGCGCCGCGCGCAGGAGGCATGGGACCGCGGGGCGACCGAAGTGTGCCTGCAGGGCGGCATTCATCCGCGCTTCACGGGCCGGACCTACCTCGACGTCGTGCGGGCGGTGAAGGAGGCCTGTCCCGGAATGCACGTCCACGCCTTCTCGCCCCTGGAGATCGCGCACGGGGCCGAGACCCTCGAGATTCCGGTCGGCGACTTCCTGCGGATGCTGAAGGACGAGGGCCTGGGGTCCCTACCGGGCACCGCCGCCGAAATCCTGCACGACGACGTCCGGCGCAGGATCTGTCCGGACAAGCTGACGACCGCCCAGTGGCTCGAGGTCGTGGAGACCGCCCACCGGATCGGCCTGCCGACCACCTCGACCATCATGTTCGGCCACGTCGAGACGCCCGAACACTGGGCCAGCCATCTCCTCGCCCTGCGTGACCTGCAGGCGCGCACCGGCGGGATCACGGAGTTCGTGCCCCTGCCGTTCGTGCACATGGAGGCACCGGTCTACCTGCGCGGCGAGGCGCGGCGGGGGCCGACCTGGCGCGAGAGCGTCCTGATGCATGCGGTCGGCCGGATCGCGCTGCACGGCCAGATCCGCAACGTGCAGGCGTCGTGGGTGAAGCTCGGGCTGGACGGCGCTTCTGCGCTGCTGGCGGCCGGCGTCAACGATCTCGGCGGGGTCCTGATGAACGAGTCGATCAGCCGGGCCGCCGGCGCCGCCCACGGCCAGGAACTGGGCGTCGGCGACCTCGAGGCCGCCATCCTCGCCGCCGGCCGCTGCCCGATCCGGCGGACGACGCTCTATGCCGACGCGGCCGTCTGCGCCCCAGCGGCGGCCTGA
- the cofC gene encoding 2-phospho-L-lactate guanylyltransferase has product MAEAILAVRGGLGAKSRLAAVFSDAERAALVEAMLLDMLDALAGAGAGAVRRVWVVTPTERLERLAAAAGARVIREPRPAGLNAAFRCGLAAAAEEAPYADIVLLPGDLPTLRAQDVDAALLLLRTHDLVLALASRDGGTGLLAVRAGVPFTPQFGAQSCARHRRQARARGLSCALVEAGSLALDLDRPEDAVEVARGPCGRRTAEVLSDLKSRWRAQ; this is encoded by the coding sequence GTGGCTGAGGCGATCCTCGCGGTCCGGGGCGGCCTGGGGGCCAAGTCGCGGTTGGCGGCGGTCTTCAGCGACGCCGAGCGCGCGGCGCTCGTCGAGGCCATGCTGCTCGACATGCTCGACGCGCTTGCCGGGGCCGGGGCCGGGGCCGTCCGCCGCGTCTGGGTGGTCACGCCCACCGAGAGGTTGGAGCGGCTGGCGGCGGCCGCCGGCGCGCGGGTGATCCGCGAGCCGCGGCCTGCCGGCCTCAACGCTGCGTTCCGCTGCGGTCTGGCGGCGGCGGCCGAGGAGGCGCCCTACGCGGACATCGTGCTTCTTCCGGGCGATCTGCCGACATTGCGGGCGCAGGACGTCGACGCCGCGCTGCTGCTGCTGCGAACGCACGACCTGGTGCTCGCGCTCGCTTCCCGTGACGGGGGGACGGGCCTGCTGGCCGTCCGCGCAGGGGTCCCCTTCACGCCCCAGTTCGGCGCGCAGAGCTGCGCGCGCCACCGGCGGCAGGCCCGCGCGCGGGGGCTGTCCTGCGCGCTGGTGGAGGCCGGGTCGCTGGCCCTCGACCTCGATCGGCCCGAGGACGCGGTGGAGGTGGCGCGCGGGCCCTGCGGCCGGCGGACGGCCGAAGTCCTGAGCGATCTCAAGAGCCGCTGGAGAGCCCAATGA
- the cofD gene encoding 2-phospho-L-lactate transferase, whose protein sequence is MSHVLALCGGVGGAKLAFGLSRLLGPDELTIAVNTADDFVHLGLHIAPDLDTVVYTLADLADRERGWGLAGETWGFMSALSRLGGEDWFNMGDHDLATHVERTRRLAAGESLSEATAALAGALGVLHRVTPMSDDPVRTRLATDRGDLSFQHYFVRERCAPRVAAIRFEGTPGARMSPGLAGALARDDLAAIVFCPSNPYLSVDPILAVDGVRAALSGCPVPKVAVSPIVGGQAIKGPAAKLMAELGAPDGNAGVAAHYAGLIDGLVLDRSDAADTKAVEAVGMRARLAPSVMRSDVDRIELARATLAFAEELRRG, encoded by the coding sequence ATGAGCCACGTCCTGGCCCTGTGCGGCGGCGTGGGAGGGGCGAAGCTGGCCTTCGGCCTCTCCCGGCTGCTCGGGCCGGACGAACTGACGATCGCGGTGAACACGGCCGACGACTTCGTGCACCTGGGCCTGCACATCGCGCCGGACCTCGACACCGTCGTCTACACGCTCGCGGACCTGGCGGACCGCGAGCGGGGCTGGGGCCTGGCGGGAGAGACCTGGGGCTTCATGTCCGCCCTCAGCCGCCTCGGTGGGGAGGACTGGTTCAACATGGGGGACCATGATCTCGCCACCCATGTCGAACGGACCCGCCGGCTCGCCGCGGGCGAGAGCCTCTCGGAAGCGACAGCCGCCCTGGCCGGCGCGCTCGGCGTCCTGCACCGGGTGACGCCTATGTCCGACGACCCGGTGCGGACCCGGCTGGCCACCGACCGGGGAGACCTGAGCTTCCAGCACTACTTCGTCCGTGAGCGCTGCGCGCCGCGGGTGGCGGCCATCCGGTTCGAGGGGACGCCGGGCGCGCGGATGTCCCCCGGCCTGGCCGGCGCGCTCGCGCGGGACGACCTGGCCGCCATCGTGTTCTGTCCTTCAAACCCTTATCTGAGCGTCGACCCCATCCTCGCCGTCGACGGCGTTCGGGCGGCGCTCTCCGGATGTCCTGTCCCGAAGGTGGCGGTCTCGCCGATCGTTGGCGGCCAAGCCATCAAGGGGCCGGCGGCAAAGCTCATGGCCGAGCTCGGCGCGCCGGACGGGAACGCCGGCGTGGCCGCCCACTACGCTGGCCTGATCGACGGCCTGGTCCTGGATCGCTCCGACGCGGCCGACACGAAGGCGGTCGAGGCGGTGGGGATGCGCGCGCGGCTCGCCCCCTCGGTGATGCGGAGCGACGTCGATCGTATCGAGCTCGCCCGGGCCACGCTCGCCTTCGCCGAGGAGCTGCGTCGTGGCTGA
- the npdG gene encoding NADPH-dependent F420 reductase has product MTVAILGGAGNLGYALARRWALAGRHVFIGSRDAEKARQAAAELGEEVRRRGAGGVIEGADNRTAAARGAVVVLTVPFAAQAAVIEEVGPELAGKVLVDTTVPLVPPRMARVQLPPEGCAAAIAARLAGEGVRVVSAFHNVPADLLRGDGNLDCDVLVFGDEKDARAQAVALAEAAGLRAFHAGALANSAAAEALTSVLIFLNKHYGGHAGVRFTGLGGGEAG; this is encoded by the coding sequence ATGACGGTGGCCATCCTCGGCGGCGCCGGGAACCTCGGGTACGCGCTCGCGCGGCGGTGGGCGCTCGCCGGCCGCCACGTGTTCATCGGCTCGCGCGACGCGGAGAAGGCCCGCCAGGCGGCGGCCGAGCTCGGCGAGGAGGTGCGCCGCCGGGGCGCAGGCGGCGTCATCGAGGGCGCAGACAACCGGACCGCCGCGGCCCGCGGCGCGGTCGTGGTCCTGACCGTGCCCTTCGCCGCCCAGGCCGCCGTCATCGAGGAGGTCGGCCCCGAACTAGCCGGCAAGGTGCTCGTCGACACGACGGTGCCCCTCGTTCCGCCCCGCATGGCCCGCGTGCAGCTGCCGCCGGAAGGCTGCGCCGCCGCCATCGCGGCGCGGCTGGCCGGGGAGGGCGTCCGCGTCGTCTCGGCCTTCCACAATGTGCCCGCCGACCTGCTCCGCGGCGACGGAAACCTGGACTGCGACGTCCTCGTCTTCGGCGACGAGAAGGACGCCCGGGCCCAAGCGGTGGCGCTCGCCGAGGCGGCGGGCCTGCGCGCGTTCCATGCCGGGGCGTTGGCGAATTCCGCCGCCGCCGAGGCGCTCACGTCGGTGCTGATCTTCCTCAACAAGCACTACGGCGGCCACGCCGGGGTCCGCTTCACCGGTCTTGGAGGCGGCGAGGCGGGATGA
- a CDS encoding acyl-CoA dehydrogenase family protein translates to MNFHLSDEQAALQDAVRRFAAEQAEAGVRRRAFESEDGLDRPFWDGLVALGVGGVGIAEEFGGLGLDWIDVALVAEALGYEAAPGPFLGHVVAALAIQRFGTEPQKQAWLPRLATGEKIGTVALAEAGERWRPKEWSLGLDGHGRLSGAKANVPYAAVADVLVVGLSDGGLALVASEAGGLACEPLDVADRTRRLWNVTFRDARAERLPAGDCALLRDALCVLLAADAFGGAMRVLHMTAEYAKTREQFGQAIARFQGVKHQLANLAAEIAPCQGLYWYAAVAFEQAPDERAQAAAMAKAHLGDRFMEAGRTAVELHGGIGYTWEYDLQIWVKRAMFDFAFGGPPSLHRARAMSLTAPRAEPDRPPQDKARAEEVLA, encoded by the coding sequence ATGAACTTCCACCTTTCCGACGAGCAGGCGGCGCTGCAGGACGCCGTCCGGCGCTTCGCCGCCGAGCAGGCCGAGGCCGGCGTGCGCCGGCGCGCATTCGAGAGCGAGGACGGGCTGGACCGCCCGTTCTGGGACGGGCTGGTGGCCCTCGGCGTCGGCGGCGTCGGGATCGCCGAGGAGTTCGGCGGGCTCGGCCTGGACTGGATCGACGTCGCGCTGGTGGCCGAGGCGCTGGGGTATGAGGCCGCGCCGGGGCCGTTCCTGGGTCACGTCGTGGCCGCTCTCGCCATCCAGCGGTTCGGAACCGAGCCCCAGAAGCAGGCGTGGCTGCCCCGCCTGGCTACGGGCGAGAAAATCGGCACGGTCGCCCTGGCGGAGGCGGGCGAGCGCTGGCGGCCCAAGGAGTGGAGCCTGGGCCTCGACGGCCACGGCCGCCTGTCCGGCGCCAAGGCGAACGTGCCCTACGCGGCCGTCGCCGACGTCCTCGTCGTCGGGCTGTCCGACGGCGGTCTGGCGCTGGTCGCGTCCGAGGCAGGCGGCCTCGCCTGCGAGCCGCTCGACGTCGCCGACCGCACCCGCCGGCTCTGGAACGTGACGTTCCGCGACGCGCGGGCCGAGCGCCTGCCGGCGGGCGACTGCGCTCTGCTGCGGGATGCGCTGTGTGTGCTGCTGGCGGCCGACGCCTTCGGCGGCGCGATGCGGGTGCTCCACATGACCGCCGAATACGCCAAGACGCGGGAACAGTTCGGTCAGGCGATCGCCCGCTTCCAGGGCGTGAAGCACCAACTCGCCAACCTCGCCGCCGAGATCGCCCCCTGCCAGGGTCTCTACTGGTATGCGGCCGTGGCCTTCGAGCAGGCCCCCGACGAGCGGGCCCAGGCCGCCGCCATGGCCAAGGCCCACCTGGGCGACCGCTTCATGGAGGCCGGGCGCACCGCGGTCGAGCTGCACGGCGGCATCGGCTACACCTGGGAGTACGACCTCCAGATCTGGGTGAAGCGGGCGATGTTCGACTTCGCCTTCGGCGGACCGCCGTCGCTCCACCGGGCGCGGGCGATGTCGCTTACCGCGCCGCGGGCCGAGCCGGACCGGCCGCCCCAGGACAAGGCCCGGGCTGAAGAGGTCCTCGCATGA
- a CDS encoding acyl-CoA dehydrogenase family protein, with amino-acid sequence MDLTLGEEYDAFREEVLQFLAEAWPPRQPSGDEAADAKAFRRLATERGLLYRRFPREYGGSGQAPDPLKDRIVREEFARRGAPGELAGIGQKMLAPTLLARGEEWQKRRFIAPTLAGDLVWCQGYSEPGSGSDLASLRTRAVLDGDAWVIAGQKIWTSDARAADYMFILVRTEPDAPKHAGISYLLLDMKAPGITIRPLKQMNGEAHFNEVFFDEVRTPADWIVGKRGEGWSVARTTLSFERASVNAPEAMDDLLRRVKDQARTARRNGRPLIEDPVFRDELARVEGYAMAHRYSVLRQMSMDTVGQDPGLAGLCNKLVGTDVGLKIARLFQEAAGDAGLLMPGPGVTRDDMDAMFWIMRSMSVTIAGGTSNIQRNIIAERGLGLPRDPGS; translated from the coding sequence ATGGATTTGACCCTCGGCGAAGAGTACGACGCCTTCCGGGAGGAGGTCCTGCAGTTCCTCGCCGAGGCCTGGCCGCCGCGCCAGCCCTCGGGAGATGAGGCCGCCGATGCGAAGGCGTTCCGGCGGCTCGCGACCGAGCGCGGGCTCCTCTACCGGCGGTTCCCGCGGGAGTACGGCGGCTCGGGCCAGGCGCCCGATCCCCTCAAGGACCGGATCGTCCGCGAGGAGTTCGCCAGGCGGGGCGCGCCCGGCGAACTCGCCGGCATTGGCCAGAAGATGCTCGCGCCGACGCTGCTCGCCCGCGGGGAGGAGTGGCAGAAGCGGCGCTTCATCGCCCCGACGCTCGCGGGCGATCTCGTGTGGTGCCAAGGCTACAGCGAGCCGGGCTCCGGCTCCGATCTGGCCTCGCTCAGGACCCGGGCCGTGCTCGACGGGGACGCATGGGTGATCGCGGGCCAGAAGATCTGGACCTCCGACGCCCGGGCCGCGGACTACATGTTCATCTTGGTGCGCACCGAGCCCGACGCGCCGAAACACGCGGGCATCTCCTACCTGCTGCTCGACATGAAGGCGCCGGGGATCACCATCCGGCCGCTGAAGCAGATGAACGGCGAGGCGCACTTCAACGAGGTGTTCTTCGACGAGGTGCGGACGCCCGCCGACTGGATCGTGGGCAAGAGGGGCGAGGGCTGGTCGGTCGCCCGCACGACGCTCTCGTTCGAGCGCGCCAGCGTCAACGCGCCGGAGGCGATGGACGATCTGCTGCGCCGCGTGAAGGACCAGGCCCGAACCGCCCGCCGGAACGGCCGCCCGCTGATCGAGGATCCGGTGTTCCGGGACGAGCTGGCCCGCGTGGAGGGCTACGCCATGGCCCACCGCTATTCGGTGCTGCGGCAGATGTCGATGGACACGGTGGGGCAGGATCCCGGGCTCGCCGGGCTCTGCAACAAGCTGGTCGGCACGGACGTCGGCCTCAAGATCGCGCGCCTCTTCCAGGAGGCGGCGGGCGACGCGGGCCTGCTGATGCCGGGCCCCGGCGTAACCCGGGACGACATGGATGCGATGTTCTGGATCATGCGCTCGATGTCGGTGACCATCGCCGGTGGGACCTCGAACATCCAACGCAACATCATCGCCGAGCGGGGCCTGGGCCTTCCTCGAGACCCGGGGAGCTGA
- a CDS encoding CaiB/BaiF CoA transferase family protein, giving the protein MEPSQTPQDKLPLSGVRVLDLSRMVAAPWATQILGDLGAEVIKVERPGVGDDMRGYGPPFLKDREGRDDDSPYHLAVNRNKKSITVNLASPEGRELIRGLAAASDVLVENYKVGDLKRHGLDYESLAALNPNLVYCSVTGFGQTGPYAHQPGLDSLFQAMSGLMSITGDPDVPPQKVGVAISDFTAGMYATVAIFAALRHRDMNGGGGQHIDISLLDCQMAALSHRAQTYLVSGEVPQRNGASTPGNQPAGLYAVADGQIILSAGSETQFANLARALGRPEMAADARFATRQARVQNVAALTREMEEVLATRPRRRWIELFQAAGVMCAPINTIADAFEDPQVRHRGIVVKTPHPTAGETPLIASPIRLSKTPVRPFATPPRLGQHTEEVLGEVLGMDAGEIEQLRSKGAV; this is encoded by the coding sequence TGGACCTCAGCCGGATGGTCGCTGCGCCCTGGGCGACCCAGATCCTCGGCGACCTGGGCGCGGAAGTGATCAAGGTGGAGCGGCCCGGGGTCGGCGACGACATGCGCGGCTACGGTCCGCCGTTCCTGAAGGACAGGGAAGGGCGCGACGATGACTCGCCCTATCACTTGGCGGTCAACCGCAACAAGAAGTCGATCACCGTCAATCTGGCCAGCCCGGAAGGACGCGAGCTGATCCGGGGCCTCGCGGCGGCCAGCGACGTCCTGGTCGAGAACTACAAGGTCGGCGACCTGAAGCGCCACGGGCTCGACTACGAGTCACTCGCGGCGCTGAATCCCAACCTCGTCTACTGCTCGGTGACCGGTTTCGGGCAGACGGGCCCCTATGCCCACCAGCCGGGTCTGGACAGCCTCTTCCAGGCCATGTCGGGGCTGATGAGCATAACGGGCGATCCCGACGTGCCGCCGCAGAAGGTGGGCGTGGCGATCTCTGACTTCACCGCCGGCATGTACGCCACGGTGGCGATCTTCGCCGCCCTCCGGCATCGAGACATGAATGGCGGCGGCGGCCAGCACATCGACATCTCCCTCCTGGACTGCCAGATGGCCGCGCTGTCGCACCGGGCGCAGACCTATCTGGTCTCGGGAGAGGTGCCCCAGCGCAACGGGGCCAGCACGCCGGGCAACCAGCCGGCGGGGCTCTACGCCGTGGCCGACGGCCAGATCATCTTGTCGGCGGGTTCCGAGACCCAGTTCGCCAACCTCGCCCGCGCGCTCGGCCGGCCGGAGATGGCCGCGGACGCCAGGTTCGCGACCCGGCAGGCGCGCGTGCAGAACGTCGCTGCGCTCACCCGCGAGATGGAGGAAGTGCTGGCCACCCGGCCGCGGCGGCGGTGGATCGAGCTGTTCCAGGCGGCCGGGGTCATGTGCGCGCCGATCAACACCATCGCGGACGCCTTCGAGGACCCGCAGGTGCGGCATCGCGGCATCGTGGTGAAGACCCCCCATCCCACGGCCGGCGAAACCCCGCTGATCGCGAGCCCGATCCGGCTGTCGAAGACGCCGGTCCGCCCCTTCGCCACGCCCCCGCGGCTTGGCCAGCATACCGAGGAGGTCCTCGGCGAGGTGCTGGGCATGGATGCGGGTGAGATCGAACAACTGCGGAGCAAGGGCGCGGTCTGA